In Ignisphaera sp., one DNA window encodes the following:
- a CDS encoding TrpB-like pyridoxal phosphate-dependent enzyme, giving the protein MVDIPKRYLDEILPSYWYNIIPDLPKPLPPPMDPENGSSRIELLQKIVPSEILKQQFTVERYVKIPEDVLEKYRIVGRPTPLYRAIGLERYLDTSAKIYFKYEGALPTGSHKINTAIPQVYYAYIEGIERIVTETGAGQWGSAVALATSLYRILSTVFMVRVSYEHKPSRRALMEFYGAEVIPSPSKLTNFGREILSRDPENPGSLGIAISEAIEYTLSHRYRYAIGSVLDVVLLHQSVIGLESIKQMEIVGEEPDVVVACVGGGSNFGGLAYPYIGLRNNGKRFIAVASAEVPKFSKGVYTYDYPDTAGILPLIKMITLGKDFIPPPIYSGGLRYHGLAPSLSLLAREGVIEYAEISERDVYRAARIFAETQGIVPAPESAHAAKVVIDIALEAKKRNEKPVILFNMSGHGLLDIENYRSMMIRYGKE; this is encoded by the coding sequence ATGGTAGATATACCTAAAAGATATCTGGATGAAATTCTACCTAGCTACTGGTACAATATTATACCGGATTTACCTAAACCATTACCACCACCAATGGATCCAGAAAATGGTTCCTCACGAATAGAATTGCTCCAGAAAATAGTGCCTAGCGAAATCTTAAAACAGCAGTTCACAGTTGAGCGATACGTAAAGATCCCCGAAGATGTTCTAGAGAAATACAGAATTGTTGGTAGACCTACACCTCTCTATAGAGCCATAGGATTAGAGAGGTATCTAGATACATCAGCTAAGATATACTTTAAATATGAAGGTGCTCTACCCACAGGTTCCCACAAGATTAATACAGCTATACCGCAGGTGTATTACGCATATATCGAAGGCATTGAAAGGATTGTAACAGAAACAGGTGCAGGCCAATGGGGTTCTGCTGTTGCATTAGCTACATCTCTGTATAGAATTCTGTCAACTGTGTTTATGGTTAGAGTTAGTTATGAACATAAACCTAGTAGAAGAGCCCTCATGGAGTTCTATGGAGCAGAAGTAATTCCTAGTCCATCAAAATTAACGAACTTTGGTAGAGAAATACTTAGTAGAGATCCAGAGAATCCTGGGTCTCTCGGAATAGCTATAAGCGAAGCTATAGAGTACACGCTTAGTCATAGATACAGATATGCTATAGGTAGTGTTCTAGATGTTGTTCTACTCCATCAAAGTGTAATAGGTTTAGAGAGTATTAAACAGATGGAAATTGTAGGTGAAGAACCTGATGTAGTTGTAGCTTGTGTAGGTGGTGGAAGTAATTTCGGTGGATTAGCGTATCCATATATAGGGCTTAGAAACAATGGTAAGAGATTTATTGCTGTAGCTTCAGCAGAAGTACCTAAGTTTAGTAAAGGTGTATATACATACGATTATCCAGATACTGCTGGAATTCTACCACTTATTAAGATGATTACACTAGGTAAAGACTTCATACCACCACCCATCTATTCTGGTGGATTGAGGTACCATGGATTAGCACCAAGCTTAAGCTTACTAGCTAGAGAAGGAGTTATCGAGTATGCTGAGATTAGCGAAAGAGATGTCTATAGAGCAGCCAGAATTTTTGCAGAAACACAAGGAATAGTACCTGCACCAGAATCCGCTCATGCTGCTAAAGTAGTCATAGATATTGCTCTAGAGGCAAAGAAAAGAAATGAAAAACCAGTCATACTGTTCAATATGAGTGGTCATGGATTACTAGATATAGAGAACTACAGATCTATGATGATTAGATACGGAAAGGAATAG
- the trpA gene encoding tryptophan synthase subunit alpha has protein sequence MGKYLVVYNTLGFPSIDKFLLFLKEARNRGVDFFEIGIPPKFAKYDGPVIRRSYSRIKCSIVDIWEVLKTVRKNTDIPLIVLTYLDDHVENLGMFIENLHALEIDYVLFPDLLIDYVDRYQDIVKEVEDHGLKVTLFVSPSMPDKLVAEVSLLTHPFLYYGLRPATGIPIPIDPIALVKRVRRLTNNALVVGFGLSINDIAKVLEAGADGVAIGTAIVEALENDGVDQALRIVETVRGVLDGL, from the coding sequence ATGGGTAAATATCTCGTAGTCTATAATACATTGGGATTTCCATCAATAGATAAGTTCCTACTATTCTTAAAGGAAGCAAGAAATAGGGGAGTCGACTTCTTTGAGATAGGCATTCCACCTAAATTTGCTAAATACGATGGTCCAGTAATAAGGAGGAGCTATAGTCGTATTAAGTGTTCTATTGTAGATATATGGGAAGTGCTCAAAACTGTTCGAAAGAATACAGATATTCCTCTAATAGTTTTGACGTATCTTGATGATCATGTGGAGAATCTTGGAATGTTTATAGAGAATCTACACGCACTTGAGATAGATTACGTTCTCTTCCCAGACTTACTCATAGACTACGTCGATAGATACCAAGACATAGTCAAAGAGGTTGAAGACCACGGACTAAAGGTAACACTATTTGTCTCTCCCTCTATGCCTGATAAACTTGTAGCAGAAGTGTCTCTACTGACTCACCCATTTCTGTATTATGGCTTAAGACCTGCTACAGGTATACCGATACCCATAGATCCTATTGCCTTAGTCAAAAGGGTTAGAAGACTCACCAACAACGCTCTCGTTGTTGGGTTCGGTTTGTCGATAAACGATATAGCTAAGGTTTTGGAAGCAGGTGCTGATGGTGTTGCTATTGGCACAGCTATTGTTGAAGCTTTGGAGAATGACGGAGTAGATCAGGCATTAAGAATTGTCGAAACTGTTAGAGGTGTACTGGATGGACTATAG
- a CDS encoding sulfide-dependent adenosine diphosphate thiazole synthase — translation MSIPRSLEVRITRAIVRNTMKEWLDLSNTDVVIVGAGPSGMTAAKYLADRGLRVLVLERRLSFGGGIGGGGMLFHKVVVDNSVLSILKDFNIKFYRDEEEDLYVIDASELMAKLAVGAIDAGAKIFQGIHVEDVIYRSDPVRIEGVVIQWSAVIMSGLHVDPLFIRSRAVVDATGHDAEVLQIVARKLPEANIALRGEKSAYSELSEKVVVDKTGRVIPGLYVSGMSVASLYGLPRMGPIFSSMILSGKKLAEVISEDLAS, via the coding sequence ATGTCTATTCCTAGATCTCTTGAAGTAAGGATAACTAGAGCTATAGTTAGAAATACAATGAAGGAATGGCTAGATTTGAGTAATACTGATGTCGTTATAGTAGGTGCAGGTCCTTCAGGTATGACTGCCGCTAAATATTTAGCTGATAGAGGTTTACGGGTTCTAGTTCTTGAACGTAGACTTAGCTTTGGTGGTGGTATTGGTGGTGGTGGTATGCTTTTCCACAAAGTTGTTGTGGATAATTCGGTTTTATCTATACTAAAGGATTTCAATATAAAGTTCTATAGAGATGAGGAAGAAGACCTCTACGTTATAGATGCTTCAGAGCTTATGGCTAAACTAGCTGTCGGAGCTATTGATGCAGGTGCAAAAATATTCCAAGGAATCCATGTGGAGGATGTTATATATAGATCTGATCCTGTTAGAATAGAGGGTGTTGTTATTCAGTGGAGTGCCGTAATTATGTCTGGTCTACATGTAGATCCTCTATTCATAAGATCTAGAGCTGTTGTAGATGCCACAGGACATGATGCAGAAGTTCTGCAGATAGTTGCTAGAAAACTACCTGAGGCAAATATAGCTCTACGTGGAGAGAAATCTGCTTATTCAGAACTATCAGAAAAAGTTGTTGTAGATAAAACAGGAAGAGTTATACCAGGGCTATATGTTTCTGGTATGTCTGTTGCATCACTATATGGATTACCGAGAATGGGTCCTATATTTAGTTCTATGATTTTATCTGGCAAGAAACTTGCGGAAGTAATTTCAGAAGATCTAGCTAGCTAG
- a CDS encoding ATP cone domain-containing protein: MIVWMPQILVIKRDGSKEPYVYEKIVVSCLKAGATLDAARRIATFVTAKLISEGKEEVSAKELTKIILELLKKENDEWYRNWILFDRAVKRRKTEEELSQST; this comes from the coding sequence ATGATTGTATGGATGCCCCAGATACTTGTTATTAAGAGAGATGGTAGTAAAGAGCCATATGTATACGAAAAGATTGTTGTTTCTTGCTTAAAGGCTGGCGCTACCTTAGATGCTGCTCGGAGAATTGCTACATTCGTTACAGCTAAACTTATATCAGAAGGTAAAGAAGAGGTTAGCGCTAAAGAGCTTACAAAGATAATTCTCGAACTTCTTAAAAAAGAGAATGATGAATGGTACCGTAATTGGATATTATTCGATAGAGCTGTAAAAAGAAGGAAGACTGAGGAAGAGCTTTCTCAATCAACATAA
- a CDS encoding anthranilate synthase component I: protein MEKMNMKYMPNIEDAIKCIDGEEEIFAVYEDLAQRSYSIIVWGVKNTVRGSHEDVLDELRTSLKKVEIRNHMYPLDIGLIGYVGYDAVRLWEKIPDLRPYSEEWNYVEFFEPMNIAIYDYSRGSIYIDGDPYQLEKCRGGYSRGNVRVEFYDSSLDGKRFEEAVEETLKYIKNGYVFQAVLSRFQRYTYRGDVVNLYLNLREINPSPYTYLIKFGNRVVLGASPELLYSYRRGIVETYPIAGTRPRGRTNNEDGVLEEELLKSEKDRAEHLMLVDLARNDLGKVCVPGTVKVEKLMYIEKYSHVQHMVSKVVGIVKKRYDAIDLMKALLPAGTVSGAPKPFAMKLIEELEEYKRGPYAGAVGFFTSSGEAVMAITIRSAFIYKDLVRIQAGAGIVYDSKPRMEYEETEHKLAALKVALGIIER from the coding sequence ATGGAGAAAATGAACATGAAGTACATGCCCAATATTGAAGACGCTATAAAGTGTATAGATGGAGAAGAAGAGATCTTTGCTGTATATGAGGATCTTGCTCAAAGAAGCTATAGTATTATTGTATGGGGGGTTAAGAACACTGTGAGAGGAAGCCATGAAGATGTTCTTGATGAACTTAGAACTAGTTTAAAGAAGGTTGAGATACGTAACCATATGTATCCACTAGATATAGGTTTGATAGGATACGTAGGGTATGATGCTGTAAGACTGTGGGAGAAAATACCGGATCTCCGTCCCTATTCAGAGGAATGGAATTATGTAGAGTTCTTCGAGCCCATGAACATAGCCATATATGATTACAGTAGAGGGTCTATTTATATCGATGGAGATCCCTATCAACTAGAGAAATGTAGAGGTGGATACAGTAGAGGAAATGTGAGAGTCGAATTTTATGATTCTTCGCTAGATGGTAAAAGATTTGAAGAAGCTGTTGAAGAGACTCTCAAGTACATCAAGAATGGCTATGTTTTTCAGGCTGTTTTATCGAGATTTCAGAGATATACCTATAGAGGCGATGTTGTTAATCTTTATCTAAATCTTAGAGAGATAAATCCATCACCCTATACATACCTCATAAAATTCGGCAACAGGGTTGTATTGGGTGCTAGTCCAGAACTTCTCTATTCGTATAGAAGAGGTATTGTTGAAACTTACCCAATAGCTGGTACAAGACCCAGAGGAAGAACCAACAATGAGGATGGAGTACTTGAGGAAGAGCTTCTTAAATCAGAAAAAGATAGAGCTGAACATCTTATGCTCGTAGATCTCGCTAGAAACGATCTTGGAAAAGTATGTGTACCTGGTACAGTAAAGGTCGAGAAACTTATGTATATAGAGAAGTACAGCCATGTGCAACACATGGTATCGAAAGTTGTAGGTATAGTGAAGAAGAGATATGATGCTATAGATTTAATGAAAGCATTGCTACCCGCAGGAACTGTAAGTGGAGCTCCAAAGCCTTTTGCAATGAAGTTGATAGAAGAATTAGAAGAATACAAAAGAGGTCCTTATGCTGGAGCTGTAGGATTCTTTACATCTTCTGGTGAAGCTGTAATGGCTATAACTATCAGATCCGCCTTCATATATAAAGATCTTGTAAGGATACAAGCTGGGGCAGGTATTGTATACGACTCTAAACCTAGAATGGAATATGAAGAAACAGAACACAAGCTTGCAGCACTAAAAGTGGCTCTAGGCATTATCGAGAGGTGA
- the trpD gene encoding anthranilate phosphoribosyltransferase, producing MDYRAILSKLINGEKLSEEDSMSIALSIMDGEIPDIIVSALLVALRIRGESVDEIVGFVKAMRMKSLKIPCSYAIDIVGTGGDGIGTLNVSTSSAILTSIVYPVAKHGNRAVSGRSGSADLLEFLGYRIEIEPNRAIELISKTGFVFLFAPLYHPAMKRVAPIRKMLGIRTIFNVLGPLTNPGGTKKQVIGVFSKSFAHVIAQAVARLDFEKVLVIHGEPGIDEVSPSGLTHVYEVKGSRIEYYTLQPNDFGVESIPITRLTVSGVEDSATRILRAAKGLDRDAKVFIEMNTALALYVADIVKSFKDGFEYAENLLPKLIDRIETLVQINGDIDRFRSLLVKIL from the coding sequence ATGGACTATAGAGCAATACTGAGTAAGCTCATTAATGGAGAAAAACTGAGTGAAGAAGATTCCATGTCTATAGCGCTAAGCATTATGGATGGAGAAATACCGGACATTATTGTTTCAGCCCTTCTTGTAGCTCTAAGGATTAGAGGAGAATCTGTTGATGAAATTGTCGGCTTTGTTAAAGCTATGAGGATGAAGTCTCTGAAGATACCTTGTAGTTATGCTATAGATATTGTTGGAACAGGTGGAGATGGTATTGGAACATTAAATGTTAGTACATCTTCAGCAATACTTACATCGATTGTCTACCCTGTTGCTAAACACGGTAATAGAGCTGTAAGCGGTAGAAGTGGTTCAGCAGATCTCTTAGAATTTCTCGGATATAGGATAGAGATAGAGCCTAATAGAGCAATAGAATTGATAAGTAAAACCGGGTTTGTATTCCTATTCGCGCCTCTATACCATCCAGCCATGAAGAGAGTAGCACCAATACGAAAGATGCTAGGGATAAGAACAATATTCAATGTGTTAGGTCCTTTAACAAACCCTGGAGGAACCAAGAAACAAGTCATTGGTGTATTCTCGAAATCTTTTGCCCATGTTATAGCCCAAGCCGTTGCTCGTCTAGATTTCGAGAAGGTACTTGTCATACATGGTGAACCCGGTATTGATGAGGTAAGTCCTTCGGGTTTAACACATGTGTATGAAGTTAAAGGATCTAGAATCGAATACTATACACTACAGCCCAATGACTTTGGAGTAGAAAGTATACCTATAACGCGACTCACAGTCTCTGGTGTTGAAGATTCTGCTACTAGGATCTTAAGAGCTGCCAAAGGTCTGGATAGAGATGCTAAAGTATTTATAGAGATGAATACAGCTTTAGCACTATATGTAGCAGATATTGTCAAGAGCTTTAAGGATGGTTTTGAATATGCTGAGAATCTTCTACCAAAATTAATAGATAGAATAGAAACATTAGTTCAAATTAATGGCGATATAGATAGATTTAGATCTCTATTGGTGAAAATTCTATGA